The nucleotide window GCCCGCCCGACGCGCTGGAGGAGGCGCGCGACCTCGCGCGGGCTCTGGTACTGGATCACGTGATCGACACGGCCCACGTCGATGCCGAGTTCCATCGAGGAGGTACAGAGCAATCCATCGAGCTCGCCGGCTTTGAACGCGTCCTCGACCTCGATACGGGCCTCCTTCGAGAGCGAGCCGTGGTGGACGCCGATCGGGAGATCGAGCGCGTTACACCGCGAGCCGAGCGCTTCGGCCGTCTGGCGCGTGTTGACGAAGATGAGGGTGGATTCGTTGTCGGCGACGAGATCGCGGATCGCCCGGACGTGGCTCGCGAGGTCGGGATCGCTCGCGAGCTCCGCCGCCAGCGTTTCGTCCTCGTCGGTGACCCGTGGCTTGCGCACTCGGACATCGAGCCGGCTGCCGACGTCGACCTCGATGAGCGCGCACTCTCGCCCGCCGGTGAGGAACTTCCCGACCTCGCCGGGATCGCCGACCGTCGCCGACAGACCGATTCGTTGGAACTCCCCCGCGAGCTCGCGGAGGCGTTCGAGCCCGATCGTGAGCTGCGCGCCGCGTTTCGACGCCGCGAGCTCGTGGACTTCGTCGATCACGACGTGCGAGACGTCTCCAAGCGCTTTGCGGAGTTTCTTGCCGGTGAGCATCGCCTGGAGCGTCTCGGGCGTCGTCACGAGCACGTCCGGCGGGTCCTCGGCCTGCTGCTGGCGGTGGTACTGCGTCGTATCGCCGTGGCGCACGTCGATGTCGAGCTCCAACTGTTCGCCCCACCAGTCGAGTCGATCGCGCATGTCGCGGTTGAGCGCTCTCAGGGGAGTGATGTAGAGCGCCTGCATCCCGAACCGGTCCTCGCCCGCGAGCGCGTCGAACACGGGGAGCATCGCGGTCTCGGTCTTGCCAGTCCCTGTGGGCGCGATCACGAGCCCGTCCTGCCCGTCGGCCAGCGGCGGGATCGCCTTGCGCTGTGGCTCGGTCGGGGTCGTGAACCCGCGCTCGGAGAGCGCCGCCCTGACCTGCTCGCCGAGGTGTGTGAAGGCCGCCAGATCGGCGGCGGCCTCGCTATCTGCCATTGGATTTTCTATGGGTGCGAGCCGATTAAGAACTCCGGGTCAGAGCCGCCGATACGCGCCGAGACGCGTCCCGTCGAGCAGATACGCCTCGCCATCGGCGAGCCCATCGGGGAGAAACGGCGCGAGGAACTCCTGACCCTCGACGTTCACCCACGTCCCACCGGAGAGATCGTTGAACGACGGGAACACCACGAGTTCGCCGTCGATCGCCAACTCGGTGTCGTGGTGGTCCTCGAACGGCTCCGGCGCGAGCGACCCGCGGAGCCACGCGCGCTCGGCCCGGCTCCCGCCCACCTCGTCTTCGAGCCGGACGGTCGGGTGTTCGTGGCCGACACAGACCACATCCGCTTCGAGTACACGCCCGCTCGGCCAGGTGTGTCCGTGGGCGAATCCCACGCCGCCGACACGGATGCCGTCTGTCGGCGTCACGGCCACGCCGAACTCCTCGGCGAGCGATTCGATCTCGCCGTCGTGGTTGCCCTTGACGAGCGTGACCGGAACGCGCTCGGCGAGCGCGGACAGCAGCGTTTCGAGCTCCTCGCGCTCGTCGCCCCGTGAACCGCCGATCGAGTGTGCGAGATCGCCAAGGAACACGACCCGTTCAGCTGCCGTCGTCTCGACGAGCGAGAGCACGTGCTCGCGGCGTTCGTCGGCCTGGCTCGGCAGCGAGACGCCCTCCCACCGGAGCGCGGCTTCGAGCCCGGCGTGGTAGTCCGCGATGCAGAGCACGCGTTCGCCGCACTCGACGACGGCCGCCGGTTCGCTCGGAATCGGCTCGACGCGACCCTTCCCGCCCATCAGATCGGTTTGAGCCTGTCGTCGTCGGGTTCGTAGCACTCGCCGCTCATCAGCGCCTCCTGGATGCCGTCGTCGGCTGCCTCGGGCGTGAGACCGTACTCCGCGACGGCGTGCTCGACGACCGCCTCGCGATCGACACCGTCGCCCTCGTTCAGCGCCGCCATCGCCGCGACGACCGCCGCCTCGGGATCGGGGTCGTCCTCGGCACGCTCCGATTCGTCGCCATCGTCGACATCGACGTCGGCAGCCTCGTCGATTCCGTCGTCAGCAGCGTCTTCGACCGTTTCGTCTTCATCCTCGGGCTCCGACGAGGGCTCGGTATCGGAAGGCGGATCGGCCGGTTCGGAACCCGCTTCGTCAGCCTCCTCGGGTCCTGGCGTCTCGATGTCGGCTTCGCCTGGCTCGCCCACCTCGGCGGCGCTCTCGAAGTCGGTGCCGAACTCCTCCTCGATCCGTTCGCGCTCGTCGGGATCGATCTCGAACTCCTCCGGATCGTCGACGTCGACCTCGACCGACTCCCTACTGCCCGTCCCGGTGGCCTCCTCGTCATCTCCCTCTGGAGTGATCTCGTCGTCGGTTCCGTCGATCTCGCCGAACGACTCGTCGGGTCCGTCCTCGTGCTCGTTTCTGGATCGCTCCAGCTCCGCCGCTTCGGTGGGTTCACGTTCGACGAGTTCGTCCTCGGTAGTCGGCTCGGGCTCCGCTTCGGCTTCGCCCTCGGTTTCGCTCTCGGTAGCTGACCCGGGTTCCCGATCCAGTTCGGCTTCGATACCGGTCTCGGTCTCTGTATCGCCTGTCAAATCCGCTACGGCTGTGGTCTCGTCGTCCGCATTCGCACTCTCAGCTGTGATCGACTCGTCATCCGTTTCGACCGCTGGCTCCGCATCCGCTTCGTCGCTCGCGGTCGCCGCGTCGGGCTCGCTACCGTTCTCTGAAACGGTCCGTTCGGCACCTTCGGCCGCTGCGTCGCGCCCGGTCGATCGGCCTTCGGGTGCGACGGTGAGCGGACGGACTTCCTCTCGCTCGCCGGCGACCACTCGCGCCGCGTCGAGTGCGAGTTCCTGGATGGCGTCGAGATATTCCTGTGTCGTGTCGTAGTGAGAGAGCGCGCGCGGAACCCCGGCAGCCAGCCCCCGTTCGACACCCTCGTCTTCGAATGCGTCGCGGAGCGCATCGCCACGCTCGTCACGGTCGCGCGCCGCGCGCATCGTCCGGACGCGTTCGAGGGTTCGCTCCGCGGCATCGACGGCGAACCGATCGCGCGTGGCGGCGTCGACCTCGTTCAGACTCTCCGGTCGGATCGAGGTGAACACCCGATCGGAGTCCTCGGGCTGGAACGTGCGTGCCTTGCCCGCGACGGCGACGAACGCGGGAGTGTCGGCGCGTTCCAGGAAGGAGAGCGCCTCGGGCTGGTACTGGCCGGCGTAGACGACGAACGCACCCGTGGGATCGACGACCCGGGCGCGCAACTGCTCGTCGTTGACCGCCTCGATCTCGGTGAGAACTCCCACGGCGAACAGGCGGTTGAGCCGCGCGCCGGTCGGCGTCACGACGTAGTTCGGCGCGCGCTCCTCGTCGCTCTCGGCGTACGAGAGGGTCGCGTCGTCGAACTCGGCGGCGAAGACGCGGTAGGCGGTCTCGCGGTTCGGTCGGCTGCTCATTCGGCTACCTCCGCATCGCCCGCGTCGTCAGCCTCGGCGAGCAGCGTTCGTGCGTGCTCAGCGGGGTCGTCGTCACGGGGCGCGAACTCGGTCGCTTCCAGGTTCGCGCCGTAGTCGTCGATCGAGAGTGTGCCCCGTATGCGGAACTCGTGGCCGACGATCGACTCGCGGATCTCGTCGGCCACCACTTCCTGATCCATCGCGTCCCTGGCGGCTTCGCGCGCGTCCTCGACGTCGCCACCGTAGATCGCTGCGGTGAGATCGGTGTCGAGCACGGCCGTGAGCGATGCCGTGCCGTCGTCGACGATGGCCTTCACGCGCAGGTCGTCCTCGCCGTCGACGTCGCCGTGGGCGCGGCACTCACCCCGCTGGATGACGCGCCCACACTCCGGACAGCGCTGGATGAGCCCGGAGCCGTCCCGGACCGCGAGCAGGCTGCCGGTGACCGTTACGTCGAAGAGGCCGCCGGTGGCGATCGCCTCGTGGACGCTCATCCGTGGGGCGTTCTCGCCGCCCTCGATCGTCTCGTCGAGCGGCTCGATCGTCGAGAACTCGGCGACGTTCACCGAGGGAACTCCACGAAATTCGCGGACGTAGGCGTTCTCGATGCGGATCGAGGCGTCCTCGTCGATCCCGTCGTGGGGGTTCCAGTCGGTGAACGGGAGTCGTCCCGACTCGTCGGCGACGACGCCGCTCAGAATTTTGGTTTCGCCGTCGCGCCCGTCGATGACCTTCTCCTCGACCTCGGCGACGCGAACGGCGAGCGTGCGCCCGCGATCACCCGGCACGAGCTCAGCGAGCGTGCTTTTGCCACCGATCTCGTACGGGATGTCGAGGGGCTCGTCGGCGAACGCGACCGTCGTCTCGGAGCCGAGGTTGAGCTCGGGGTCGCCCTCCCACTCGCGGACGCCGGCCCCGTGCGCTTCGATCGTGTCGCCCGGCGCGAGCTCGAAGTCGTCCCACGCTGTGTAGGAGATTTTGCCCGATTCGTCGGCGAGCTCACCCTCGAAGATCACGAGCTCGTCGCCCTGATAGCGGATCGAACGCTTGCCGACCGTGAGCACTCGCCCGCGAACCGTCACCGAGCCGTCGCCCGTCGAGACGTCGTCGATGGGCTTGCTCGTCGGGGCTCCGTCACCCCCGTCGTCGCCGTACTTCCGCCGGAGGCTGCTCTTGGCCTCGTCGATCGGCACGCTGTACTCCACCAGGTTCTGCAGATCCGCTTTGACCTCCTCTTTGTCGACGCCGAGGGCGGAGGCGAGCTCCTCGGCATGATCGTCGAGTGTCATCACCTGTCTTCGGGACGGAACGAACTAAAGCGTTCGCGCCCGCAGTCAGTCGCTCTCGGTCGTGCTCGCCGCCGTCTCGGTATCGGCGACGCCGTCGATCTTGTAGGTGTAGATCCCGGTGAAGAGATCGCTCGTCAGCGCGAACCCGCGCTCTTCGTTGTACGTAGCGCTGTAGGCCATCGGCGGGTCGCCGAACACCTGGAGATCCTCTGCCGGATTCGGCACCGCGGGCGCGTCGGTGCGGTGACTGTCGATCGGGTGCGGGTCAGTCGGGTCGGTGATGTCGTAGAGCACCGTGCCCTCGTGCCAGTCGCCGCTCACCACTAGGGTGGCGTCCCCCCGGGGAACGATGTCGAACTGGTGGCCGGTCCAGTCGAAGCGCTCGGTCTGATCGTCCGTCCCGTCGTCGCCCGATTCCATGTGCTCGGCGTTCGGCGAGACGGTGAACCCGATGGGGATCGGGTTCTCGATCGAGCCGTCGCGCCAGCCGATGTCGAAGACGTGTTTGCCGCCCGGCGTCCCGTAGGAGCGCTCGTCGCCGACGACCACGAGGTCGCGGCGCGGGTCGGGCAGTGCGTAGTGGCAGTTCCCGAACGCCTCCTCGCCGACCTCGCTGTTGGCGTAGGAGGGATGCTTGTCGTAGTCGAAGTGGCCCGCCTGGTTCGGCTTCAACGGGTCGCTCGCGTCGAGCAGCACGTAGCCGTCGGCCATCTCACCCATGTACGCACAGTGGAGCAGTTCGCGTTTCGCGTCGTAGACGACGTCGTGTGCCAAGCCGGGCGGGCCGGCGGTGCCGTGCTGTTGTGGCGAGCGTGGATCGGAGACGTCCCAGACGTCGATGCCGCCGATGTCCGGATCGTCGCCGTAGTTGACCGCGTAGACGACCGATTCGTTCGAGCGAACGAACAGGTTGTGCGTCCCGCTGGCGTTGAGTTCGCCGATGACCTGTGGCGATTCCGGCGTTCCCTCGGCAAATCCGTAGTCGACGATCTGGACGCCGGAGTCGCCGGCCGGGTGGTTGCTCCGACAGTACAGCCCCTTCTTGGGTCCGAACTTGACGTCGAGACAGCGCACGCCGTCGTCGGCCGGGAAGTGATGAACGAGCTCGGGCGCGCTCGGGTCCTCCAGATCGACGAGATAGCTTCCGGTGCCCGAAAACCGGGTCCCGACGGCCGCGTAGCGCCCGTCGGGACGGACGGAGCCTTCGGCGAACCCGCCGACCGACGAGGAGAGCTGTGACTGGCCCGTCGCTCCGAGTCGCCAGGTCGACGGCGTCGGCGTCGTGGCTGCGTTCGTCCGTGTTCGCCCGGCGGTCGTGGTCGTTCGGGTTTCGTTCGAGCCGTTGACGGCGCTCTCGCTCGGTTCCATCTGGAGCGCACCGTATGCCGCACCGGAACCGATACCGACCACCCCGAGAGCCTTGAGCACCGCTCGACGAGTCGTCCCTGCCATGCTGTTCGGTAGAGTCGAACGCCACGCGCGCACTTATCTCCTCCCGTTCGTCCATCCGCGCCGCAGACGCCGATTTCGACGCTTCTGGCGGCTCACGATTCGATCCCGTCCACATCCCATGGCATCGAAAGCGGCTTTCGGGGTCGCCGGCTACCGTCCCCATGCACGTCGTGGCCAACGCGGCGATGAGCGCCGACGGCAAACTCTCCTCGCGCCGGCGCGAGCAGGTCGTCATCAGCGGGCCCGACGATTTCGCGCGCGTCGACGCGCTTCGGGCGTCCTGCGACGCAGTGCTCGTCGGCGGCGGGACGGTACACGCCGACGATCCCCATCTCACCGTCGAGGATCCCGACCTGCGCGCCGACCGCCGTGAGGCCGGCAAACCACCCCACCCCGCGCGCGTGGTCGTCGACACGCGTGCTCGTACACCGCCGGACGGCCGCGTGCTCGACGACGCCGCCGTGAGCTACGTGCTGGTCGGCGAATCGGCACCCGAAGATCGACGCACTGTGCTTCGAGACGCTGGTGCGGAACTCCTCGTCGCCGGCGACGAACGGGTCGATCTCGCGGCGGGGGTCGCCGCGCTCGAAGACGAGGGGATCGATCGACTGCTCGTCGAGGGTGGCGGCGAAATTCTGTTTTCGGCGTTCGAGGCGAGAATCGTCGACGAATTATCGATCTTCGTCGGCTCGCTCCTGATCGGCGGTCGCGATGCGCCGACGCTCGCCGACGGTACGGGGTTCGTCGACGAGTTTCCTGACCTCGACCTCGAAGACGTCGAGCGCGTCGACGACGGCGTGCTGTGTCGCTACGCCGTCGAGTAATTAGTCGTCGGATTCGGCCAGCGGTGCCGTCTGCGCTTCGTCAGTATGAGTTTCGAGATACGTGTCGGCGTCGAGGGCGGCCTTGCTCCCCATGCCGGCGGCGGTCACGGCCTGCTGGTAGTGGTGATCGACCACGTCGCCAGCGCCGAAGATACCGGGGACGTCCGTGTGGGTCTGGCCGCCGCCCGTACCGCCCGCGGTGGTGAGATAACCGGCGTCGTCCATCTCGACGCCCGTCTCGCGGAGATAATCGGTGTTCGGCGTGTGACCGATGGCGAGGAAGACGGCCCCGACGTCGAAATCGAACTCCTCGGTCCGGGGATCGTCGCGGTTCTCGCTCGGATGGCCCTCGGGATTGGTGAGCAGCGAGATGTCCTCGACGCCCTCCTCGGGCGAGCCGCGGATCTCGGCGAGTTCGGTGTTCCGCATCACCTCGATATCGCCCTCTTCGACGTGTTCTTCGAGGCGCTCGATCCAGTAGTCCTCGGCACGGAACTCCTCGCGGCGGTGGACGAGATGGACTTTCGAGGCGAACTTCGTCAGGAAGGTCGCCTCTTCCATCGCGGCGTCGCCGCCGCCGACGACGAGCATCTCCTCGCCGCGGAAGAAGGCTCCGTCACACGTGGCACACGTCGAGACGCCGTATCCCATGAGCTTGTCCTCGCCGGGGACGCTGAGCGTGCGCGCGCTCGCGCCGCTGGCGACGATGACGGCGTCGGCCGTGTAGCGTTCGCCGCTCGCGAGTGTGAGCTCGTACGGGCGTTCGGCATCGTCGATGGATTCGACGACGCCGTGCTCGATCTCCGTGCCGAAGCGCTTCGCCTGCTCCTTCATCTCGTTGATGAGTTCCGTCCCGCCGATCCCCTCGGGGAATCCAGGATAGTTGGCGACGTCGGTCGTGAGCGTGAGCTGGCCGCCCGGCTCGTCACCCTCCAGCACCAGCGGGTCGTTGTTCGCGCGCGCAGCATAGATGGCCGCCGTCAGTCCTGCGATGCCCGACCCCGTGATGACGAGCCGACGATGGACCGGCTCCGCGTCCTCGTTCATACACTCGATTGACGGTCCGCGAATAACTACCTTGTGCTGTCGCGGGAGTTTAGGGGGCTGTCCCCCTGGAGCGGGCATGCCGGCAGATCTCGCGGAGAAGACCGACCGATACGAACGGCTGCTCGCCGACGCGCTCGATGCAGCGACGATCGCGCCGCCTGTGGGGACGCCGCTTGCCGAGTCCGCCGCCGATTACCGGGAGATGGCGCGCTCGTATCTGGAGGACGGGCGACATTTCCGTGCCAACGAGGACCCGGTGAACGCGCTCGCGGCGTTTTCGTACGGTCACGCGTGGCTCGACGCCGGTGCGCGCATTGGGCTGTTTTCGGTGCCGGACGAGGGTGATCTCTTCACGGTCTGAGAACGCACGCGGTCGGTGCGCTTACAAGGGGTGGGTGTGTCAGTTTCCGTCGATGGAGGCCGTTCTGTGGTACGTGCTGACCGGAACACGCGGCGGCACGAACCGCGTGCGTATCCTCCAAGCGCTCGACGAACGGCCGCGCAACGCCAACCGTCTCGCCGAAGAACTGGATCTCGATTACAAAACCGTCCGTCATCATCTCGACGTGCTGGAGGAGAACAACGTTCTCAAAAACAGCGGTGACGACTACGGTGCGGTCTATCTCCCGACCGAGCAGGCGCGCCATCACTGGGAGACGATCGAGGAAATCATCGACGAGGTGAACTGAGTATGGTCCGATTTGGGAAAGAGTATATGCACGCAACCGAGGTATGTAGGGATAGATGGCGGCTCTGATCGACGCGATGCGCGTGTTCAGCGCGCTGAACGTGCTCCTGCTCCTCGGACTGGGCTACGTCTGGGGGCGGAACTTCCTCCAGTTCCGCTCGAAGCACACCCTCGGTCTGCTGGTCTTCGCAGTCTTACTGCTCGCGGAGAACGCGCTGGCGATCTACTTCTTCGTCTTCCACGACACGCTCACCCT belongs to Halococcus qingdaonensis and includes:
- a CDS encoding 2,5-diamino-6-(ribosylamino)-4(3H)-pyrimidinone 5'-phosphate reductase yields the protein MHVVANAAMSADGKLSSRRREQVVISGPDDFARVDALRASCDAVLVGGGTVHADDPHLTVEDPDLRADRREAGKPPHPARVVVDTRARTPPDGRVLDDAAVSYVLVGESAPEDRRTVLRDAGAELLVAGDERVDLAAGVAALEDEGIDRLLVEGGGEILFSAFEARIVDELSIFVGSLLIGGRDAPTLADGTGFVDEFPDLDLEDVERVDDGVLCRYAVE
- a CDS encoding Single-stranded DNA binding protein, with the translated sequence MTLDDHAEELASALGVDKEEVKADLQNLVEYSVPIDEAKSSLRRKYGDDGGDGAPTSKPIDDVSTGDGSVTVRGRVLTVGKRSIRYQGDELVIFEGELADESGKISYTAWDDFELAPGDTIEAHGAGVREWEGDPELNLGSETTVAFADEPLDIPYEIGGKSTLAELVPGDRGRTLAVRVAEVEEKVIDGRDGETKILSGVVADESGRLPFTDWNPHDGIDEDASIRIENAYVREFRGVPSVNVAEFSTIEPLDETIEGGENAPRMSVHEAIATGGLFDVTVTGSLLAVRDGSGLIQRCPECGRVIQRGECRAHGDVDGEDDLRVKAIVDDGTASLTAVLDTDLTAAIYGGDVEDAREAARDAMDQEVVADEIRESIVGHEFRIRGTLSIDDYGANLEATEFAPRDDDPAEHARTLLAEADDAGDAEVAE
- a CDS encoding DUF357 domain-containing protein; translated protein: MPADLAEKTDRYERLLADALDAATIAPPVGTPLAESAADYREMARSYLEDGRHFRANEDPVNALAAFSYGHAWLDAGARIGLFSVPDEGDLFTV
- a CDS encoding metallophosphoesterase, producing the protein MGGKGRVEPIPSEPAAVVECGERVLCIADYHAGLEAALRWEGVSLPSQADERREHVLSLVETTAAERVVFLGDLAHSIGGSRGDEREELETLLSALAERVPVTLVKGNHDGEIESLAEEFGVAVTPTDGIRVGGVGFAHGHTWPSGRVLEADVVCVGHEHPTVRLEDEVGGSRAERAWLRGSLAPEPFEDHHDTELAIDGELVVFPSFNDLSGGTWVNVEGQEFLAPFLPDGLADGEAYLLDGTRLGAYRRL
- a CDS encoding ArsR/SmtB family transcription factor; its protein translation is MEAVLWYVLTGTRGGTNRVRILQALDERPRNANRLAEELDLDYKTVRHHLDVLEENNVLKNSGDDYGAVYLPTEQARHHWETIEEIIDEVN
- a CDS encoding LVIVD repeat-containing protein; amino-acid sequence: MAGTTRRAVLKALGVVGIGSGAAYGALQMEPSESAVNGSNETRTTTTAGRTRTNAATTPTPSTWRLGATGQSQLSSSVGGFAEGSVRPDGRYAAVGTRFSGTGSYLVDLEDPSAPELVHHFPADDGVRCLDVKFGPKKGLYCRSNHPAGDSGVQIVDYGFAEGTPESPQVIGELNASGTHNLFVRSNESVVYAVNYGDDPDIGGIDVWDVSDPRSPQQHGTAGPPGLAHDVVYDAKRELLHCAYMGEMADGYVLLDASDPLKPNQAGHFDYDKHPSYANSEVGEEAFGNCHYALPDPRRDLVVVGDERSYGTPGGKHVFDIGWRDGSIENPIPIGFTVSPNAEHMESGDDGTDDQTERFDWTGHQFDIVPRGDATLVVSGDWHEGTVLYDITDPTDPHPIDSHRTDAPAVPNPAEDLQVFGDPPMAYSATYNEERGFALTSDLFTGIYTYKIDGVADTETAASTTESD
- a CDS encoding NAD(P)/FAD-dependent oxidoreductase, whose translation is MNEDAEPVHRRLVITGSGIAGLTAAIYAARANNDPLVLEGDEPGGQLTLTTDVANYPGFPEGIGGTELINEMKEQAKRFGTEIEHGVVESIDDAERPYELTLASGERYTADAVIVASGASARTLSVPGEDKLMGYGVSTCATCDGAFFRGEEMLVVGGGDAAMEEATFLTKFASKVHLVHRREEFRAEDYWIERLEEHVEEGDIEVMRNTELAEIRGSPEEGVEDISLLTNPEGHPSENRDDPRTEEFDFDVGAVFLAIGHTPNTDYLRETGVEMDDAGYLTTAGGTGGGQTHTDVPGIFGAGDVVDHHYQQAVTAAGMGSKAALDADTYLETHTDEAQTAPLAESDD